The Herbaspirillum sp. DW155 genomic interval TTGCTCCAATTGACTTGTTCACGTCAGCGCGGCCAATACTCGTCGTTTTGTGTTGCGCCCAGCCTCCGGCAACCATATCTGGCTCATGTAATGCGGCCAATTTCTCCATCAATTTTTTCGCACGAGCATTGGCCTTCGGTCTTGCCTCTGCCTCGCTCATGCCCTGCTTACATAGGCTATCGGCAATACTTTCCGACATTTTATGACGTACATTTTCCCGTTGAATTTCTTGCGCCGCGCCAGCCGCCGGATTCCGATTCATTTTCTTAAACGCATTCCTAGCCATCGCGTATTCACTAGCAGTCAGACTGTTGATGGCCTCCTCTTGACGTCTAAGTTGCTCCGCCATTTCTTTCAAAAACGCCTTCTGCTCCTCCTTGCTCATCCGCATGAATTGTTTCTTATCATACGGATGGAAACAAGGCACTTTAAACTGCCGAGCCTTGACGGTGACGTCCTTCTTGGGCTTTTTGGGTGGTTGGGGGCCAGGTGCAGCTTCCTTGGCGACCTTATCCGGCTGGTTTTTGTCGCACGGAGATACCAATCCTCTGCGAAGCCAAGGCCTATCGGATTGTCTTCACACACCGCATGGGCGATGGCTTGCTGCGTGTCGCCGTCAGTCGCAGATTCAGGCAGCGGCTTGCGTTCTGGCAGTCGATGCTTTTTGTTCACACGTGTGGCCGCCGGCTCGGTTTCAAGAATCTTGTTCTCGCCCCCGTAGGCATATTCGTAACGCAGTGGCAGCGTCGTGATGGCTTGGGGCGTGCTCAGCTTCCATGCGGGAAGCGCGAACAGCGACAGCGCCCGGAGCAAGGCAGAACGCTTGCGCCATTCACGTGGGCCCGTGACAAGCAGCGTCTTGGAGAAAATGAGGGGGCCTTGCCTGGCCTGCTCCGTCAGGCGCACGCACTCTTGCCGCCACTGCGCCATGCGCTCGGGCGAAGCATGCTGCAAGGGATTCAAGCCATGAGGTTCAGGCGGCAACTCGGGCTCGACCGGTGCGCCGTTGATCTTGATGGCGACCTCGAACTGGCGGGCCGCGCGTCCCTGCGGCGCATGCGCGTCGGCAATGACGATGACGTCGGTATGCGGCTTGTACGGTGCCAGGTCCGATTCCTGCCTGACGCTGGAGCGGTTCAGTTCGCCGTAATACTCGTCGGAGGTGACCAGCGGTGTTTGCTCGGGTGCGAGCAAGAGCTGGCCGTCGGGCTGCAACTCAAAGGTGAGTCGCATGACGACGACGTGAAAGCGCTGGTCATGCTGGTCGAGCGCGTCGAACGCCATCGCCGGATAAGGCGTGAGGTTACGAAATTCCATGATCGCTGCCCGGTTAGTTGATATCGACGTCTTTGCCGGACAACTGCATCGGCCCGCTGGCCTCGATGCCGATCTCGGCACCGTTGATGGAGATCTTGCCGTCGGCCGTCATGCGCAAACTGGCCTTGCCCACCGAAATGGAAAGCTCCTCTCCCGCCGTGATCGACAGGGTCTTGCCGACCTTGGTGATCTGGTTGATGCCAACCACCGTCGCCATCACAGTGCCCACATTGAGGTTGTAGGCCAGGCCGACGTTTTCCATGCGGCCCATGCCGACGTTCTGCAGGTAGGCCATGCCGATGGTTTCAGTCTTCATCCGCGCGACATGGGTCGACCAGTTCTTGCCGATCTGGTCCTTGCGGTTCTTGCCGATGGTCTTGGTACGGTTGCTGCCGATGCTGATGGTTTCGTTGTTGTCGACCGTCTCGGTACGGTTGTTGTGGACCGTGATGGTCTCGTTGTTGTCGACGGTTTCGGTGCGGTCATGCCCGATGTGAGAGGTCTCGTCGTGATCGATGGTCTTGCGGCGATCGTGGCCGACCCATTTGTCTTCGTCGTGCTCGACCTCGGTCAGCTGGTCGCGCTCGGCGTGCAGCCACAACTGCTCCTGGCCCTTCCTGTCTTCGAAGCGCAGCGCATTGGCATTGTCGTAGCCGCCCTTGGGCGTTGACCTAGTCAGGATGCCGCTCTGGGTCTTGTTCGCCGGCAGCTCCCAGGCCGGCATGTTGGCGGCATTGGGCACCATGCCGGTGATGAGTCCGCGATCCGGATTGCCATCCAGGAATTGCACGATGACTTCACTACCGATACGGGGCACGAAGGTCGCGCCGAAGTTTGGCCCTGCCCAGGCGGTGGCCACGCGCAGCCATGCCGAACTTCTTTCATCGAACTCGCCGTCGCGGTCCCAATGAAATTGGACTTTGACCCGGCCATACTCATCCGTGTGGATTTCTTCGCCTTTGGGCCCGACGACTGTCGCCGTTTGCAGTCCATAGATTTTTGGCTCGACGCTGTTGAAGCCACGACCAGGACGCCACGGAATGCGCTTGCGGATGCACTTGACCTGGTTCTCGTAGTGGGGCGCAATGCCGTTGCTGACGTGGTAGTTGTTGCTGGCGCTGTGGCGCACTTCGATGATGAGGAATTCGCGCTCTTCCTTGCTGCCGCCGTCGAAGTGCCCGGTGAGGCGAAACCAGCGACCAGGGATCACGTTGCGGTTATTCCCTATGGCCTCGAAAAGCTTGCCCGCATGTTCGAATTCCTCCATGCGTTGCCCCGCCAGAAGCTCTCCGTCCTGACGATCCTTGAATCCATACGCTCCCGCGTATTCGTAGGACTCCTTGCGAAGAACCAGGCCTTGATGGTTGCGCGTGGGGACGTCGACGGTTTTTGGGCACGGGGATTTGAAATCGAAGGAGCTCAGGGCCACGCTGGCAGGCACGATGTGCCGCACACCTGACCATTCGTGAATGCCGTCTTCTTCCTGCGAGCCGGCGTGACGCTGGAATGCGATCTCTACACCGTCGATGGCCTCAGCCAGGGTGGAGTCGTCGCTCAGTACCAGCTTGTGACCGTTGGCCGTATGTTCATATAGATCGCCGCATCAATCGCACCCGTGATCACAGACAAGCCCGGAACAAAACTGGCAACGCCCAGCACCCCGTGCAGCCAAGGACTGGATTTTTGCCAAAACGTTTTCTCTGCGGTGGTCTCCGGTTTCAGCGCTGCGTTGGCTCCTCCGCCGTGCGGCTCTATGTGTGTTGCTGACCTCTCAGCCTGCTCGAGGATGACTCCTTTGGTCGTCATGGCAGCTTGTCACGCGTCATGTCGCACGGGAGGCAGGTCAGCTTTCCGGGTTCAGGTCTGGCGTTATCCGCCCGGAGCCAAAGATTGAGAGCGAAGTCGCGTGACCGCCCGTGGCTGGCGTCAAGCTTGTTGACGAGCAGTTCAGAAATGGGAGCGTCGTTGTGTGGGAAAGTGAGCCGCAGAATGCGGGCGTGTAGATAGTCTGAAAGCAGCCATTCCAGACCCTGGAGGGTTTTGCGCATGCAGGATTCCTGTGTTCATCAAGTTTCCCTCCCTGATGTAACACCGGCGCGCATTTTAATATTGCTCAATGGAAACGTGCAACTTCTGGATGACGATGGCGGGCGACTGCATGAATATTTCCCCAAAGGTGCGATGCCCATTCCGGCAAGGAGCCGGCCGACCCATCCAGAGAATCCGATCTGCCCAGGAAAATGACGACTCACCACCAGCCATGTCATGTGAGTCCAAACTGAAAAGGCCTGAGTCCGGTGCAATACCGGACTCAGGCCTTGATGCAGAAAACTGACTGACGAACTTAAGGAGATCAGATTACGGCAGCGCTCGCCTCACGCCGCCTGTTTCTGCTGCGCCTTCGCAGGATCATCCCGCAACTCCCGGCGCAGGATCTTGCCCACGTTGGTCTTGGGCAGTTCATCGCGGAACTCGATGTACTTCGGCTTCTTGTAGCCGGTAAACTGTTCCTTGCAGTAGGCCATCAGCTGCTCGGTCGTCAGCGACTTGTCCTTGCGCACCACGAAGAGTTTGACCGCTTCGCCGGTATGTTCATCAGGCACGCCTACACAGGCGCACTCCAGCACTGCCGGATGCTGCGCCACCACGCCTTCGATTTCATTGGGATAGACGTTGAAACCGGAGACCAGGATCATGTCCTTCTTGCGGTCGACGATCCTGGTATAGCCGCGCGCATCCATGATGCCGACGTCGCCGGTCTTGAAGAAGCCATCCGGCGTCATGACCTTGGCGGTCTCGTCCGGACGCTGCCAGTAACCCGGCATCACCTGCGGACCGCGAATGGCGATCTCGCCCGGCTGGCCCAACGGAACCGGATTGCCGTCGTCATCGAGGATGGCGATCTCGGTGGAGGACAACGGCAGGCCGATGGTGCCGGTGTATTCATCGATGGTGCAGGGGTTCGCGCTGGCGATGGGCGAGGTTTCCGACAAACCGTAGCCTTCGATGATGGGACAGCCGGTCAGCTTCTTCCACTTGTCGGCCACGCTCTTCTGCACTGCCATGCCCCCACCCACGCAGCAGCGATAGCCGGAGAAATCCAGCCTGGCAAAATCGGCGTTGTTGAGCAGCGCGTTGTAGAGCGTATTGACCGCCGGGAAGGTGTTGACCTTGTACTTGGCCAGTTCCTTGACGAAACCGGGGATGTCGCGCGGATTGGGGATCAGCAGGTTCAGCGCACCTTCGCGCGTGCCCAGCAGATTGCAGACGGTCAGCGCAAAGATGTGATACAGCGGCAGCGCACAGACGAACACCAGCTGGTCGATGGGCTTGCCGGCCTTCAGCGCCGGGTTCAGCCACGCTTCGGCCTGCAGCACGTTGGCAATCAGGTTGCGGTGGGTCAGCACGGCACCCTTGGCCACGCCCGTCGTGCCGCCGGTGTATTGCAGGAAAGCGAAATCATCCGGCGTCAGCAGCACCGGCTGCAAGGTCTTGCCCTCGCCCTGCGCGAGCGCTTGACTGAACGAGACGGCATGGGGAAGCGACCAGGCCGGCACCATCTTCTTGACGTGGCGCACCACCAGATTGACGATGGCGCCCTTGAGCGTGCCGAGCAGCTCGCCCATGCTGGCCACCACGATGTGCCTGACCTTGGTGTTGGCCACCACCTTCTGCAGTGTGCAGGCAAAGTTCTCCAGCACGAAGATGGCCTCGGCACCGGAATCCTTCAGCTGGTGCTCCAGCTCGCGGGCGGTGTAGAGCGGGTTGACGTTGACCACCGTATAGCCGGCCCGCAGGATGGCAGCGATGGCGATCGGATACTGCAGCACGTTGGGCATCATGATCGCCACGCGTGCGCCCTTCTGCAGGCCCAGCCCTTGCAGCCACGCCCCCATGGCGCGCGACATGGCATCCAGTTCGCGATAGCGGAGATACTTGCCCATGCAGACGTAGGCATTGCGGTCGGCATGCTTGACGAATGCTTCATCGATCATCTGCACCAGCGATCCGTAAGGGCTGGGGTCGATGTCAGCGGGAACGCCTGCGGGATACGATGCAAGCCAGAATCTGTCCATAGTGTGTCCTCTGTCTCCGGTCATAACGTGCGCTGGGGCTGGGCGGTGAGGCGATGCCACCGCGCTGGCGCGCACAGCAAAAAAGCACGACTGTTTTTTTATTTACCGCAGATGCTATCCAGCATTCGGGCGCGGGGCAAGCATTTTGCGCCCTAAAGTTGAGATTTTTTGCGAAATAGCCGGCGATTTGGGCGATTTCGCGCTCAGTGTGCGCACACCGCCAGGTCAGCCAATTCGGCGCGGCAGCCTGA includes:
- a CDS encoding polymorphic toxin type 15 domain-containing protein, with the translated sequence MRMSKEEQKAFLKEMAEQLRRQEEAINSLTASEYAMARNAFKKMNRNPAAGAAQEIQRENVRHKMSESIADSLCKQGMSEAEARPKANARAKKLMEKLAALHEPDMVAGGWAQHKTTSIGRADVNKSIGASWNQAYTPPGSRSSGQKPLTRVQEMDREAQHAIDNGRGNQKMNVKLEPCRGKGMR
- a CDS encoding DUF2169 domain-containing protein; this translates as MEFRNLTPYPAMAFDALDQHDQRFHVVVMRLTFELQPDGQLLLAPEQTPLVTSDEYYGELNRSSVRQESDLAPYKPHTDVIVIADAHAPQGRAARQFEVAIKINGAPVEPELPPEPHGLNPLQHASPERMAQWRQECVRLTEQARQGPLIFSKTLLVTGPREWRKRSALLRALSLFALPAWKLSTPQAITTLPLRYEYAYGGENKILETEPAATRVNKKHRLPERKPLPESATDGDTQQAIAHAVCEDNPIGLGFAEDWYLRATKTSRIRSPRKLHLAPNHPKSPRRTSPSRLGSLKCLVSIRMIRNNSCG
- the tssI gene encoding type VI secretion system tip protein TssI/VgrG; this translates as MVLSDDSTLAEAIDGVEIAFQRHAGSQEEDGIHEWSGVRHIVPASVALSSFDFKSPCPKTVDVPTRNHQGLVLRKESYEYAGAYGFKDRQDGELLAGQRMEEFEHAGKLFEAIGNNRNVIPGRWFRLTGHFDGGSKEEREFLIIEVRHSASNNYHVSNGIAPHYENQVKCIRKRIPWRPGRGFNSVEPKIYGLQTATVVGPKGEEIHTDEYGRVKVQFHWDRDGEFDERSSAWLRVATAWAGPNFGATFVPRIGSEVIVQFLDGNPDRGLITGMVPNAANMPAWELPANKTQSGILTRSTPKGGYDNANALRFEDRKGQEQLWLHAERDQLTEVEHDEDKWVGHDRRKTIDHDETSHIGHDRTETVDNNETITVHNNRTETVDNNETISIGSNRTKTIGKNRKDQIGKNWSTHVARMKTETIGMAYLQNVGMGRMENVGLAYNLNVGTVMATVVGINQITKVGKTLSITAGEELSISVGKASLRMTADGKISINGAEIGIEASGPMQLSGKDVDIN
- a CDS encoding long-chain fatty acid--CoA ligase is translated as MDRFWLASYPAGVPADIDPSPYGSLVQMIDEAFVKHADRNAYVCMGKYLRYRELDAMSRAMGAWLQGLGLQKGARVAIMMPNVLQYPIAIAAILRAGYTVVNVNPLYTARELEHQLKDSGAEAIFVLENFACTLQKVVANTKVRHIVVASMGELLGTLKGAIVNLVVRHVKKMVPAWSLPHAVSFSQALAQGEGKTLQPVLLTPDDFAFLQYTGGTTGVAKGAVLTHRNLIANVLQAEAWLNPALKAGKPIDQLVFVCALPLYHIFALTVCNLLGTREGALNLLIPNPRDIPGFVKELAKYKVNTFPAVNTLYNALLNNADFARLDFSGYRCCVGGGMAVQKSVADKWKKLTGCPIIEGYGLSETSPIASANPCTIDEYTGTIGLPLSSTEIAILDDDGNPVPLGQPGEIAIRGPQVMPGYWQRPDETAKVMTPDGFFKTGDVGIMDARGYTRIVDRKKDMILVSGFNVYPNEIEGVVAQHPAVLECACVGVPDEHTGEAVKLFVVRKDKSLTTEQLMAYCKEQFTGYKKPKYIEFRDELPKTNVGKILRRELRDDPAKAQQKQAA